Proteins encoded in a region of the Zea mays cultivar B73 chromosome 4, Zm-B73-REFERENCE-NAM-5.0, whole genome shotgun sequence genome:
- the LOC103653099 gene encoding phospholipase A1-Ibeta2, chloroplastic, with amino-acid sequence MSTAAAPPSLSLHRPAVTATSTRVAAAPPPSNAAHLASLDKLFRNRGGVESAASPAVAAAAPQRRQQPLLRLPSFFTRTGARGQEPAPTLSPRRLERLLQPVAPDGPSPRGDIAAAWRRLHGEDGWRGLLDPLHPDLRREIVRYGEFVDAAYGAFLSRPDAEPGRRARVPLQDAAYRVTAPLFATSSVGLPTWLAAAAPCAGQRTSLVGYVAVCDSPAEIRRMGRRDIVVALRGTCTVLEWAENVRAGLVPATHCDTAAATAPDTSNAKVECGFWNLYKTAGDRSASLSEMVVSEVRRLLDMYKGEEVSITVTGHSLGAALAVLIADELSGGIAGRAGAPVAVFSFGGPRVGNRAFAARVEARGARVLRVVNAHDVVPRFPPGLPLPGYADVGRELRLDSRASPYLRPDADAACCHDLEAYIHLVDGFLGSHCPFRDNAKRSILRLVKNQGGNVKQLYMSKAKDMRIQLDGGGAADMAGSMLGRVDMPGAASTVVECVH; translated from the coding sequence ATGTCCACCGCCGCGGCGCCGCCGTCACTCTCCCTGCACCGCCCAGCGGTGACCGCCACCAGCACCAGAGtagccgccgcgccgccgccgagcaacGCCGCGCACCTCGCCAGCCTCGACAAGCTCTTCCGCAACCGCGGCGGCGTCGAGAGCGCGGCCTCgcccgccgtcgccgctgccgcACCGCAGAGGAGGCAGCAGCCGCTGCTGCGGCTCCCGTCCTTCTTCACGCGGACCGGGGCGAGGGGCCAGGAGCCGGCGCCCACGCTGTCGCCGCGCCGGCTCGAGCGCCTGCTCCAGCCCGTGGCGCCCGACGGGCCGTCGCCGCGCGGGGACATCGCGGCGGCGTGGCGCCGCCTGCACGGCGAGGACGGCTGGCGCGGCCTGCTCGACCCGCTGCACCCGGACCTGCGCCGCGAGATCGTGCGCTACGGCGAGTTCGTCGACGCCGCCTACGGCGCCTTCCTGTCCCGccccgacgccgagccgggccgccGCGCGCGCGTCCCGCTCCAGGACGCCGCGTACCGCGTCACCGCGCCGCTCTTCGCCACCTCCTCCGTCGGCCTCCCCACCTGGctggccgccgccgcgccgtgcgCCGGGCAGCGGACCAGTCTCGTCGGCTACGTCGCCGTCTGCGACAGCCCCGCCGAGATCCGGCGGATGGGCCGCCGCGACATCGTCGTCGCGCTCCGCGGCACCTGCACCGTCCTCGAGTGGGCCGAGAACGTGCGCGCCGGCCTCGTCCCGGCCACCCACTGTGacaccgccgccgccaccgcaccGGACACATCCAACGCCAAGGTCGAATGCGGCTTCTGGAACCTGTACAAGACCGCCGGCGACCGCTCCGCGAGCCTGTCGGAGATGGTCGTGTCCGAGGTGCGGAGGCTTCTCGACATGTACAAGGGCGAGGAGGTGAGCATCACGGTCACCGGGCACAGCCTAGGCGCCGCCCTGGCCGTGCTCATCGCGGACGAGCTCTCCGGCGgcatcgccggccgcgcgggggcgcCGGTGGCGGTGTTCTCGTTCGGCGGGCCGCGGGTGGGCAACCGCGCGTTCGCGGCGCGCGTGGAGGCCCGTGGCGCGCGCGTGCTCCGCGTCGTCAACGCGCACGACGTCGTGCCGCGCTTCCCGCCCGGCCTCCCGCTCCCGGGCTACGCCGACGTCGGCCGCGAGCTGCGCCTCGACAGCCGCGCGTCGCCGTACCTCCGGCCGGACGCCGACGCCGCGTGCTGCCACGACCTGGAGGCGTACATCCACCTCGTCGACGGCTTCCTCGGCTCGCATTGCCCGTTCCGGGACAACGCCAAGCGCAGCATCCTGCGCCTCGTCAAGAACCAGGGCGGCAACGTCAAGCAGCTCTACATGAGCAAGGCCAAGGACATGCGCATCCAGctcgacggcggcggcgccgccGACATGGCCGGGTCTATGCTTGGTCGCGTCGACATGCCTGGCGCGGCGAGCACCGTGGTGGAGTGTGTGCACTGA